A single region of the Pseudodesulfovibrio sp. JC047 genome encodes:
- a CDS encoding helix-turn-helix domain-containing protein: MKGHPWQIRMKEAGLSARELSALTGKHETTISRQFTSGKLETYTKTVILAWEMMDHKMKNAILSEVKN, from the coding sequence ATGAAAGGTCATCCATGGCAGATTCGTATGAAAGAGGCGGGGCTTTCTGCTCGAGAATTGTCCGCTCTTACTGGGAAGCATGAAACCACCATCAGCAGACAATTCACCTCTGGCAAGTTAGAAACATATACTAAAACGGTAATTCTGGCTTGGGAGATGATGGACCATAAGATGAAGAACGCTATTTTGAGCGAAGTGAAAAATTAG
- a CDS encoding N-6 DNA methylase, protein MLGLDRRIDTLNFKESQTEQKLRGGYYTPGDLADFLARWVAKKDPQSVLEPSCGDGVFLNKIASACDNPDVLGFEIDNDEACKAYECATASGLKNINIQNSDFLGWAIDAIEKEKVVFDAVLGNPPFIRYQYLPSLFQERAEQIFKKLGCKFTKHTNAWVPFVLASFALLRPGGRLAMVVPTEVLHVMHASSLRTFLGKEARQLVIIDPEELWFPGTLQGAVLLLAEKKRGPRDKAKGLGIYPVRGREFIKIDPDELFNAPRHINGKTIEGKWTRALVDPSTLELLDGLLEEKAIRRFNDIAKVDVGIVTGANKFFLVHDKTIQQFGLEQWAHPMFGRSDHCPGVIYDKDQHRENAKNGKPTNFLWFQDTSVEKNPKGMAYIQQGETDKLHTRYKCRIRKPWYEVPSVYSTEVGMLKRSHNAPRLILNKLQAYTTDTAYRIRIKEGSANQLVFNFVNSLTALSAELEGRFYGGGVLELVPSEIERLLIPTAANIPEDVQGLDKAIRSLPMDLVLEQQSKIILSTLGLSACEQDNILSAWNKLRSRRQRVPSK, encoded by the coding sequence ATGCTTGGTTTAGATAGAAGGATCGACACATTGAATTTTAAAGAATCCCAGACAGAACAAAAATTACGTGGTGGTTACTATACACCCGGCGACCTTGCTGACTTTCTTGCTCGATGGGTCGCCAAAAAGGATCCTCAATCTGTTTTGGAACCTAGCTGTGGCGATGGCGTTTTTTTAAATAAGATTGCATCAGCTTGCGACAATCCAGATGTGTTGGGGTTTGAAATTGATAATGATGAAGCATGCAAGGCATACGAATGTGCAACGGCTTCTGGGCTAAAGAATATTAATATTCAAAATAGCGATTTTTTAGGATGGGCTATTGACGCAATTGAAAAGGAAAAGGTTGTGTTTGATGCTGTCCTCGGAAATCCTCCATTTATACGTTATCAGTACCTTCCTTCTCTTTTCCAAGAACGCGCAGAACAGATATTTAAAAAATTAGGGTGCAAATTTACGAAACATACCAATGCTTGGGTTCCATTTGTTTTGGCTTCCTTTGCATTACTTCGGCCCGGCGGTCGTCTTGCGATGGTTGTCCCCACAGAAGTCCTCCATGTAATGCATGCGAGCTCATTGCGAACTTTCCTTGGCAAAGAGGCGCGACAGCTGGTGATCATTGACCCAGAAGAGTTATGGTTTCCCGGTACGCTGCAAGGGGCAGTATTGTTGCTAGCAGAAAAGAAGCGCGGCCCACGTGACAAAGCTAAGGGGCTCGGGATTTATCCTGTTCGCGGACGTGAATTTATAAAGATAGATCCTGATGAGTTATTCAATGCCCCTCGCCATATTAATGGGAAAACGATTGAGGGCAAATGGACCAGGGCGCTTGTGGACCCTTCTACCCTTGAACTTCTTGATGGGTTGCTTGAGGAGAAAGCAATTCGTAGGTTCAACGATATTGCTAAAGTAGATGTCGGGATTGTGACTGGCGCGAATAAGTTTTTTTTAGTCCACGACAAAACCATTCAACAATTCGGTTTGGAACAATGGGCACATCCGATGTTTGGGCGAAGTGATCATTGTCCCGGTGTAATTTATGACAAGGATCAACATCGTGAAAATGCAAAAAATGGCAAGCCCACTAATTTCCTTTGGTTTCAAGATACTAGCGTAGAGAAAAACCCCAAAGGGATGGCATATATACAGCAAGGAGAAACTGATAAACTGCATACCCGCTACAAATGTCGCATTCGCAAACCTTGGTATGAGGTCCCATCTGTTTACTCCACAGAAGTAGGGATGCTGAAACGCTCACATAATGCACCCCGTCTGATACTTAACAAGCTTCAAGCTTATACGACGGATACTGCATACCGGATACGTATTAAAGAAGGTAGCGCGAATCAGCTCGTATTTAATTTTGTGAATTCGTTAACCGCACTAAGTGCCGAACTTGAAGGCCGTTTTTATGGTGGAGGTGTTCTTGAATTAGTCCCCTCTGAGATTGAACGCCTTTTAATACCAACGGCTGCAAATATTCCAGAGGACGTTCAAGGTTTGGATAAAGCCATTAGATCTTTACCGATGGATTTAGTCTTAGAACAGCAGTCGAAGATTATACTTAGCACACTCGGTCTGAGTGCATGCGAACAAGATAATATTTTGAGCGCGTGGAACAAACTTCGAAGCCGACGACAACGCGTGCCTTCTAAATAG
- a CDS encoding phospholipase D family protein encodes MSKNFLVQAVTHDNHLEAVKQVLEIPNPQRVIISAAFMTKRGLSLIRKNLEPIAAQATILTGIRNGITSAQGLQESIEIGCTTYAVDTGSRSVIFHPKIYFSYSNTEMRVIIGSANLTVGGLNSNIEASLFLTLKMDDSENRDLKSELESKIDGMISEYNKNVFQINDNASIQQLFDSGRVVDESVTRPPTISGSSNNRDLDTIGKMNLKNQLVTTSPVLGVTPTGGTTISGRSNLINVWESGPLVRRDLTIPTGTNTNPTGSMLFKKGAMEGIDQRHYFRDQVFNELDWRLDTTSGTLGKEQAEAQFQLVIRDINYGIHDLRLSHDSRTDTRTYEQRNSMTRVHWGSAKPIIAREDLLGRTLTMYRNELYHGVFVIEID; translated from the coding sequence CTCGAAATCCCCAACCCGCAGCGGGTAATTATTAGCGCCGCCTTCATGACTAAGAGAGGGCTCTCACTTATAAGAAAGAATCTTGAACCCATTGCTGCACAAGCTACAATCCTAACTGGCATACGTAACGGAATTACATCCGCACAAGGCTTGCAAGAAAGCATAGAAATTGGTTGTACTACTTATGCTGTGGATACAGGATCACGCTCAGTTATTTTCCATCCCAAAATATACTTTTCTTACAGCAACACCGAAATGCGCGTAATTATCGGAAGTGCGAACCTAACGGTTGGTGGTCTTAATTCAAATATCGAAGCAAGCCTTTTCCTTACATTAAAGATGGATGACTCCGAAAATCGCGACCTCAAAAGTGAACTAGAAAGTAAAATTGATGGTATGATCTCTGAATACAACAAAAACGTATTTCAAATCAATGATAACGCCTCCATACAACAACTTTTCGATTCTGGACGAGTTGTTGACGAAAGCGTTACCCGGCCTCCAACGATCTCAGGCTCATCTAACAATCGTGATTTAGACACCATTGGGAAAATGAATCTTAAAAATCAACTTGTTACAACATCTCCCGTTCTTGGAGTAACTCCCACAGGAGGTACAACAATATCGGGACGCTCAAATTTAATAAATGTGTGGGAAAGTGGTCCATTGGTTCGCCGAGACTTAACTATTCCGACCGGAACCAACACTAATCCTACTGGCTCCATGCTCTTCAAGAAGGGAGCTATGGAGGGCATAGATCAGCGACATTATTTCCGAGATCAAGTCTTCAATGAGCTAGACTGGAGACTGGACACGACCTCAGGAACTCTTGGCAAGGAACAGGCAGAAGCCCAATTCCAACTAGTAATCCGTGATATTAACTATGGAATCCATGATTTAAGGCTGTCACATGACAGCCGAACTGATACTCGTACTTATGAACAGAGAAACAGTATGACTAGAGTCCATTGGGGAAGTGCAAAGCCGATCATCGCAAGGGAAGATCTTTTAGGACGAACCCTCACCATGTACCGTAATGAACTGTATCATGGTGTATTCGTCATTGAAATTGACTAA